A genomic stretch from Kogia breviceps isolate mKogBre1 chromosome 1, mKogBre1 haplotype 1, whole genome shotgun sequence includes:
- the HES4 gene encoding transcription factor HES-4 isoform X1, whose translation MPADTPGKLRASPRAGAPAGARRIPDQPRSAAEHRKSSKPVMEKRRRARINESLAQLQSLLLDALRKEVSRGREGEVGEPGSRALLGRQPPTPAPPPELPPLEAGEGGHPGADREAPAEPAARAGDSRPPRRPGSPGQVPRRLPRVSGRGESFPGRLRGRPGRRAVPPARPPGDLPGPAGALAPPASTGLRRRSSGARGLRGPPAAAGLGRPPPLAALWGGLGAALPAGPDGGAPGRPRGRGSGPGRTLEAVAAVRSRPQSALRLCQKIFISRDRVGSFVLSSS comes from the exons ATGCCTGCCGACACCCCGGGGAAGCTGAGGGCCTCGCCGCGGGCGGGAGCGCCGGCCGGTGCCCGCCGGATCCCGGACCAGCCCCGGAGCGCGGCCGAGCACCGGAAG TCCTCCAAGCCCGTCATGGAGAAGCGGCGCCGAGCGCGCATCAACGAGAGCCTCGCTCAGCTCCAGAGCCTCCTTCTGGACGCCCTCAGGAAAGAGGTGAGTCGGGGGCGGGAGGGCGAGGTCGGGGAGCCTGGAAGCCGGGCGCTCCTGGGCCGCCAGCCGCCCACACCGGCCCCGCCCCCAGAGCTCCCGCCGCTCGAAGCTGGAGAAGGCGGACATCCTGGAGCTGACCGTGAAGCACCTGCAGAGCCTGCGGCGCGTGCAGGTGACAG CCGCCCTCCGCGCCGACCCGGCAGTCCTGGGCAAGTACCGCGCCGGCTTCCACGAGTGTCTGGCCGAGGTGAATCGTTTCCTGGCCGGCTGCGAGGGCGTCCCGGCCGACGTGCGGTCCCGCCTGCTCGGCCACCTGGCGACCTGCCTGGCCCGGCTGGGGCCCTCGCGCCGCCCGCTTCCACCGGCCTCCGCCGCCGAAGTTCTGGCGCCCGCGGTCTACGCgggccgcccgccgccgccggcctTGGACGGCCCCCGCCCCTTGCCGCGCTCTGGGGCGGTCTTGGGGCCGCCCTTCCTGCCGGGCCGGACGGGGGCGCCCCTggccgcccccggggccgcggctCAGGGCCGGGGCGCACCCTGGAGGCCGTGGCTGCGGTGAGGTCGCGGCCCCAGAGCGCGCTGAGACTGtgccagaaaatatttatttccagagACCGCGTCGGGAGCTTTGTTTTGTCGTCTTCCTGA
- the HES4 gene encoding transcription factor HES-4 isoform X2, whose amino-acid sequence MPADTPGKLRASPRAGAPAGARRIPDQPRSAAEHRKSSKPVMEKRRRARINESLAQLQSLLLDALRKESSRRSKLEKADILELTVKHLQSLRRVQVTAALRADPAVLGKYRAGFHECLAEVNRFLAGCEGVPADVRSRLLGHLATCLARLGPSRRPLPPASAAEVLAPAVYAGRPPPPALDGPRPLPRSGAVLGPPFLPGRTGAPLAAPGAAAQGRGAPWRPWLR is encoded by the exons ATGCCTGCCGACACCCCGGGGAAGCTGAGGGCCTCGCCGCGGGCGGGAGCGCCGGCCGGTGCCCGCCGGATCCCGGACCAGCCCCGGAGCGCGGCCGAGCACCGGAAG TCCTCCAAGCCCGTCATGGAGAAGCGGCGCCGAGCGCGCATCAACGAGAGCCTCGCTCAGCTCCAGAGCCTCCTTCTGGACGCCCTCAGGAAAGAG AGCTCCCGCCGCTCGAAGCTGGAGAAGGCGGACATCCTGGAGCTGACCGTGAAGCACCTGCAGAGCCTGCGGCGCGTGCAGGTGACAG CCGCCCTCCGCGCCGACCCGGCAGTCCTGGGCAAGTACCGCGCCGGCTTCCACGAGTGTCTGGCCGAGGTGAATCGTTTCCTGGCCGGCTGCGAGGGCGTCCCGGCCGACGTGCGGTCCCGCCTGCTCGGCCACCTGGCGACCTGCCTGGCCCGGCTGGGGCCCTCGCGCCGCCCGCTTCCACCGGCCTCCGCCGCCGAAGTTCTGGCGCCCGCGGTCTACGCgggccgcccgccgccgccggcctTGGACGGCCCCCGCCCCTTGCCGCGCTCTGGGGCGGTCTTGGGGCCGCCCTTCCTGCCGGGCCGGACGGGGGCGCCCCTggccgcccccggggccgcggctCAGGGCCGGGGCGCACCCTGGAGGCCGTGGCTGCGGTGA
- the PERM1 gene encoding PGC-1 and ERR-induced regulator in muscle protein 1 isoform X1: MENFQYSVQLSDQDWAEFSAAAEECGLLQAGLASGDELLSSDTDQRDSSGSSPPGPLPLPEGQLAPRGSDGPSSEEEDEVATRQLVSRSWREPVLAPEAGQQMPSTSVRSGARPSLSPGAAPLAQGSSLLGPVSSRGERQRLLQGPAPRGPAATAPSEPAPSPDSPGRPGALLRSPSRKKRRAVGTTAGGRLGDPGPSPTQLGSLLLAEAGAEGGLGLAGSGGKGLRVGTTGQAAGAGQAELGPEQAARQGPGVDLSTSVPTTEQGTDLIGMTLRTEPRTMSTLDPEASLDVTMAKSDVALSAPTSEPQRNEPLSTPASKPRLDVDLLMPGPGVQLDVDSPMPVSKAIPRTALPHLVSEAGSDVGVSTPAPIPEAAPDMVELEVAPVAKLGSSPVRSPEGGRQKPRGEPSAGAPGHHTGGPPLGPIQAPKKKRVRFSMAVPSSEEPESGEASGPAFPATAPRTAAGGHRASGAWDAVAVGPQTPQPRILKHLPPPAPSASAGPGPSCCFEVTHPEAYEFFFCDTIEEEREDVEEEAEASQALAEVQWPDVCEFFFQDGQTQRSRHWEGRSQAPPLQAEPVPAPPPGDPIPISIPEAYEHFLGEDMSGGTLEPAALLQMQATEPPRSVPWEVGTGTPPGPSPASAEQLTPAIRPAEEPRGPLTLFTFSQNDMCLVFVAFATWAVRTSDLQAPDAWKTVLLAHIGTVSAIRYFRRQVGRGRHSPSS, from the exons ATGGAGAACTTCCAGTACAGCGTCCAGCTGAGTGACCAGGACTGGGCTGAGTTTTCAGCCGCTGCCGAGGAGTGTGGCCTCCTGCAGGCCGGCCTGGCCTCTGGGGATGAGCTCTTGTCCAGTGACACTGACCAAAGGGACAGCAGTGGCAGCAGCCCCCCTGGgcccctgccccttcctgagGGGCAGCTGGCTCCCAGGGGGAGCGACGGGCCCAGCTCTGAGGAGGAGGATGAGGTAGCCACCCGGCAGCTGGTCAGCAGGTCTTGGCGTGAGCCTGTGCTGGCCCCAGAGGCCGGTCAGCAGATGCCCAGCACGTCCGTGCGGTCAGGAGCTCGGCCGTCCCTCAGCCCTGGCGCTGCCCCTCTGGCCCAGGGCTCATCCCTCCTGGGGCCAGTGTCTTCCAGAGGCGAGAGGCAGAGGCTTCTGCAGGGCCCAGCCCCCCGGGGCCCTGCCGCTACTGCCCCCAGCGAGCCCGCTCCGAGCCCCGATTCCCCCGGCCGCCCTGGAGCCCTGCTGCGCAGCCCCAGCCGAAAGAAGAGGCGGGCAGTGGGCACCACGGCGGGTGGGCGCTTGGGTgacccaggcccctcccccacccagctgGGCTCGTTACTGCTCGCTGAGGCCGGGGCCGAGGGCGGCCTTGGGCTGGCTGGGTCCGGGGGGAAGGGCCTCCGGGTGGGGACAACAGGGCAGGCAGCGGGAGCTGGGCAAGCCGAGCTGGGGCCAGAGCAGGCGGCCAGGCAAGGGCCAGGTGTGGATCTGTCTACATCTGTCCCTACCACTGAGCAGGGTACAGACCTCATCGGAATGACCCTCAGAACTGAGCCACGCACTATGTCCACGCTTGACCCGGAGGCTTCTCTAGATGTCACAATGGCTAAGTCAGACGTGGCTTTGTCCGCACCCACCTCCGAGCCTCAACGCAATGAGCCTCTGTCTACACCTGCCTCCAAGCCTAGACTGGATGTGGACCTGCTTATGCCAGGCCCAGGGGTCCAGCTGGACGTGGATTCACCTATGCCTGTCTCAAAGGCTATTCCACGTACAGCTCTGCCTCACCTGGTTTCCGAGGCTGGGTCTGATGTGGGTGTGTCTACACCTGCTCCCATCCCCGAGGCTGCGCCCGACATGGTGGAGCTGGAGGTTGCCCCAGTGGCCAAGCTGGGTTCCAGCCCTGTTCGGTCTCCAGAGGGGGGCCGACAGAAGCCCAGAGGGGAGCCCTCGGCAGGTGCCCCTGGACACCACACTGGGGGGCCCCCGCTAGGCCCCATCCAAGCCCCCAAGAAGAAGAGAGTGCGATTCTCCATGGCTGTGCCCAGCTCCGAGGAGCCAGAGTCGGGAGAGGCCTCGGGCCCAGCCTTCCCAGCCACAGCCCCCAGGACAGCAGCCGGGGGCCAcagggcgtctggagcctgggaCGCTGTGGCAGTTGGGCCCCAGACCCCCCAGCCTCGGATCCTGAAGCAcctgcctccccccgccccctctgcCTCAGCGGGGCCTGGGCCCAGCTGCTGCTTTGAGGTGACCCACCCAGAAGCCTATGAGTTCTTCTTTTGTGACACCATCGAGGAGGAGCGTGAAGATGTcgaggaggaagcagaggctaGCCAGGCTCTGGCCGAAGTCCAGTGGCCGGATGTGTGCGAGTTCTTCTTCCAGGATGGCCAAACCCAGAGGTCGAGGCACTGGGAAGGccgctcccaggccccacccctccAGGCTGAGCCTGTGCCGGCCCCTCCACCAGGAGACCCCATACCCATCTCCATCCCCGAGGCCTATGAACACTTCCTCGGGGAGGACATGTCGGGGGGCACGCTGGAGCCGGCTGCCCTTCTCCAGATGCAGGCCACGGAGCCCCCCAGGTCAGTCCCCTGGGAAGTGGGGACCGGCACCCCACCAGGGCCTAGCCCAGCCTCAGCGGAGCAGCTTACCCCGGCCATCAGGCCAGCAG AGGAACCCCGGGGTCCCCTCACCTTGTTTACCTTCAGCCAGAATGACATGTGCCTGGTGTTTGTAGCCTTCGCTACCTGGGCTGTGAGAACATCAGACCTGCAAGCCCCAGATGCCTGGAAAACAG TTCTGCTGGCCCACATCGGCACCGTCTCCGCTATCCGGTACTTCCGCCGGCAGGTGGGGCGGGGGCGCCACAGCCCCAGCTCCTAG
- the PERM1 gene encoding PGC-1 and ERR-induced regulator in muscle protein 1 isoform X2, translating into MENFQYSVQLSDQDWAEFSAAAEECGLLQAGLASGDELLSSDTDQRDSSGSSPPGPLPLPEGQLAPRGSDGPSSEEEDEVATRQLVSRSWREPVLAPEAGQQMPSTSVRSGARPSLSPGAAPLAQGSSLLGPVSSRGERQRLLQGPAPRGPAATAPSEPAPSPDSPGRPGALLRSPSRKKRRAVGTTAGGRLGDPGPSPTQLGSLLLAEAGAEGGLGLAGSGGKGLRVGTTGQAAGAGQAELGPEQAARQGPGVDLSTSVPTTEQGTDLIGMTLRTEPRTMSTLDPEASLDVTMAKSDVALSAPTSEPQRNEPLSTPASKPRLDVDLLMPGPGVQLDVDSPMPVSKAIPRTALPHLVSEAGSDVGVSTPAPIPEAAPDMVELEVAPVAKLGSSPVRSPEGGRQKPRGEPSAGAPGHHTGGPPLGPIQAPKKKRVRFSMAVPSSEEPESGEASGPAFPATAPRTAAGGHRASGAWDAVAVGPQTPQPRILKHLPPPAPSASAGPGPSCCFEVTHPEAYEFFFCDTIEEEREDVEEEAEASQALAEVQWPDVCEFFFQDGQTQRSRHWEGRSQAPPLQAEPVPAPPPGDPIPISIPEAYEHFLGEDMSGGTLEPAALLQMQATEPPRSVPWEVGTGTPPGPSPASAEQLTPAIRPAAFATWAVRTSDLQAPDAWKTVLLAHIGTVSAIRYFRRQVGRGRHSPSS; encoded by the exons ATGGAGAACTTCCAGTACAGCGTCCAGCTGAGTGACCAGGACTGGGCTGAGTTTTCAGCCGCTGCCGAGGAGTGTGGCCTCCTGCAGGCCGGCCTGGCCTCTGGGGATGAGCTCTTGTCCAGTGACACTGACCAAAGGGACAGCAGTGGCAGCAGCCCCCCTGGgcccctgccccttcctgagGGGCAGCTGGCTCCCAGGGGGAGCGACGGGCCCAGCTCTGAGGAGGAGGATGAGGTAGCCACCCGGCAGCTGGTCAGCAGGTCTTGGCGTGAGCCTGTGCTGGCCCCAGAGGCCGGTCAGCAGATGCCCAGCACGTCCGTGCGGTCAGGAGCTCGGCCGTCCCTCAGCCCTGGCGCTGCCCCTCTGGCCCAGGGCTCATCCCTCCTGGGGCCAGTGTCTTCCAGAGGCGAGAGGCAGAGGCTTCTGCAGGGCCCAGCCCCCCGGGGCCCTGCCGCTACTGCCCCCAGCGAGCCCGCTCCGAGCCCCGATTCCCCCGGCCGCCCTGGAGCCCTGCTGCGCAGCCCCAGCCGAAAGAAGAGGCGGGCAGTGGGCACCACGGCGGGTGGGCGCTTGGGTgacccaggcccctcccccacccagctgGGCTCGTTACTGCTCGCTGAGGCCGGGGCCGAGGGCGGCCTTGGGCTGGCTGGGTCCGGGGGGAAGGGCCTCCGGGTGGGGACAACAGGGCAGGCAGCGGGAGCTGGGCAAGCCGAGCTGGGGCCAGAGCAGGCGGCCAGGCAAGGGCCAGGTGTGGATCTGTCTACATCTGTCCCTACCACTGAGCAGGGTACAGACCTCATCGGAATGACCCTCAGAACTGAGCCACGCACTATGTCCACGCTTGACCCGGAGGCTTCTCTAGATGTCACAATGGCTAAGTCAGACGTGGCTTTGTCCGCACCCACCTCCGAGCCTCAACGCAATGAGCCTCTGTCTACACCTGCCTCCAAGCCTAGACTGGATGTGGACCTGCTTATGCCAGGCCCAGGGGTCCAGCTGGACGTGGATTCACCTATGCCTGTCTCAAAGGCTATTCCACGTACAGCTCTGCCTCACCTGGTTTCCGAGGCTGGGTCTGATGTGGGTGTGTCTACACCTGCTCCCATCCCCGAGGCTGCGCCCGACATGGTGGAGCTGGAGGTTGCCCCAGTGGCCAAGCTGGGTTCCAGCCCTGTTCGGTCTCCAGAGGGGGGCCGACAGAAGCCCAGAGGGGAGCCCTCGGCAGGTGCCCCTGGACACCACACTGGGGGGCCCCCGCTAGGCCCCATCCAAGCCCCCAAGAAGAAGAGAGTGCGATTCTCCATGGCTGTGCCCAGCTCCGAGGAGCCAGAGTCGGGAGAGGCCTCGGGCCCAGCCTTCCCAGCCACAGCCCCCAGGACAGCAGCCGGGGGCCAcagggcgtctggagcctgggaCGCTGTGGCAGTTGGGCCCCAGACCCCCCAGCCTCGGATCCTGAAGCAcctgcctccccccgccccctctgcCTCAGCGGGGCCTGGGCCCAGCTGCTGCTTTGAGGTGACCCACCCAGAAGCCTATGAGTTCTTCTTTTGTGACACCATCGAGGAGGAGCGTGAAGATGTcgaggaggaagcagaggctaGCCAGGCTCTGGCCGAAGTCCAGTGGCCGGATGTGTGCGAGTTCTTCTTCCAGGATGGCCAAACCCAGAGGTCGAGGCACTGGGAAGGccgctcccaggccccacccctccAGGCTGAGCCTGTGCCGGCCCCTCCACCAGGAGACCCCATACCCATCTCCATCCCCGAGGCCTATGAACACTTCCTCGGGGAGGACATGTCGGGGGGCACGCTGGAGCCGGCTGCCCTTCTCCAGATGCAGGCCACGGAGCCCCCCAGGTCAGTCCCCTGGGAAGTGGGGACCGGCACCCCACCAGGGCCTAGCCCAGCCTCAGCGGAGCAGCTTACCCCGGCCATCAGGCCAGCAG CCTTCGCTACCTGGGCTGTGAGAACATCAGACCTGCAAGCCCCAGATGCCTGGAAAACAG TTCTGCTGGCCCACATCGGCACCGTCTCCGCTATCCGGTACTTCCGCCGGCAGGTGGGGCGGGGGCGCCACAGCCCCAGCTCCTAG